The bacterium DNA segment CAATCGGGAGCGTCCGCATCAAGGATATCGCCTGCTAGGCCGAACGCCGGCCACGCTCTTCGCCGGCAGAAAGGCTGGCTAACCTATGCTGCGGGGCTCGCTTGGAGCGCAAAAGTGTCAACACCTCGTCCACACTGGACATCCTAGGGACCGGCGAGTTCCCCGCGGGACGCCTGTGATCCCGGACCCCGGGCGCCGGCGGTTCGCCCCGCAAACCGCGCCGGGTCGAACGGCGCGAGCAGAGCCGGCCGTTCGCCCGCAAGCAGGCGCCCGACGCCGCGGGCGGTGGCCGGTGCCAAACTGACCCCAAGCATGGCATGTCCGGTCGCGACGTAGAGATTGTCAAAACCAGGAACCTGCCCGATCACGGGAAGCCCGTCCGGCGTCACGGCGCGCATGCCGACCCACTCCTGCCCCGCGTCTCGCGACCGCCAACCGGGGAGAAAGCGCGCCACGGCACGGTCCATCGCCGCGACGCGACGGCGGTCCAGCCGAACGTTCAAACCCGAGAACTCCATGGTCCCCGCCATGCGGATGGCCCCGCGAAACGGCGAGCAGGCGACCTTGGCTTCGGCGAGGTAGAGCGGCCGATGCACGCGAAATGGTGGCGGCGTCACCGTCACGCTATAGCCTTTGCCCGCTTGGACAGGCAGGCGATATCCGACCTGCCGGAGCAGCGGACCCGACCACGCACCCGCGGCGATCACGCACTGGTCGAACGCGACGCGCCCTGCGCACGTCCGACAGGCCATCACCCGACCGCCGGCCACGTCAAAACCCTGGACATCGACGTCGGTCCTGACGGGGACCCCAAGGATCCGCAGGCGTTCGGCCAGCGCCGCGGTGAGGCTCTCCGGGCGGACGTGCCAATCGCCTTTGGCAAGAATTCCGCCCACCACCCCCCGCCCGACGGCTGGCTCCAGCGCCTGCACCGCCCGCGCGTCCAGCTCCTCGGCAACTTCGTATCCGCGCGCAGCGAGGCGCGCAAGGTCCCGTCGGATGTGGTGTTGTTCCGACCGGCCGAGGAACAAGAAGAGCAGGCCGGTGCGATGCAGCTCGAACTCGAGTCCTTGTTGTGCCGCAACGTCGTACAGGGACCGCGACTCTTCGTGGAACCGCACGATCGCCTCGAATCCGCGGGCGTAGTCGGTCGCGTTGCATCGGCCCCAAAACCTCCACACCCACTGCAGCAGTTCCGGATCCGCCCGCGGCGCGACGTAGACCGGACCGGCCCGCATCACGGCCCAGCGCAGCAAGCGGCCCCGAAGCCCCGGGGCGGGCAAAGGTCCCGACAGCGACGGGACGATCCACCCGGCGTTGCCGGCGGAACAGCCGGCGCCCGGCCGTCCCTTGTCCAGCACGACGACGTCGGCGCCACGGCCGCGAAGCTCAAGGGCGCACCAGAGCCCAATGACCCCCGCCCCGACTACGACAACGCGACTCACCCGCAAACCTGGCGGAACACCCGAAGGAAGTTTCCGCCCAAGATCTTGTGGACGTCCTCGATGCTGAATCCGCGACGGAGCAGTCCATCCGTCAGGCGGGGAAAACCCGAGGGGCGTTCGAGCCCTTCTGGGTAGTACCAGGGCGGCGGCGGGTACGCCTCGGAGGTCCACACGCCGGTCGCTAACAACCGCTGGTACTGCGCGGCCGCCTCGGACGCGGGGATCACACCCGCCATCCCTTCGTAGTAGTCCAGGCCCAACCCGATCGCCTCGGTTCCCACCAGTGCGGCGATGTGCTCGATGTGGGCGATGAAGTGGTCAAGCGTTGGTCTCGGCACCGACGCCACAAACGCGGGGAACCCGACCATGCCGATCATCCCGCCGCGCGCGGCAACCGCGCGAATTTGATCGTCCCGCAGATTGCGGGGCGAATCACAGACCGCCCGGCAGTTGGCGTGACTGAAGATCGGCGGTGCACTCGACGTCTCCATCGCTTCCATCGTCGTGCGGTAGCCTGTATGGGCGAGATCGACGATGAGTCCCAGGCGATTCATCTCCTGAATCACGCGCACGCCGAACCGCGAGAGCCCCGCGTCGGTCCGCTCCTCGCATCCGTCTCCAACGCGATTCTTGCGATTGTACGTCAGCTGCACCACCCGCACCCCGAGCCGCGCGTAGGCGGTGAGCAGGTCGAGATCGTCCGCCAGCGGCTCGGTGCCTTGGAAGTGGAAAATGATGCCGAGCCGGCCCTGCGCCTTCGCGGCGTTCACGTCGGCGGCACGGGTTACGTGCAAGAGCTTGTCGGGGTGGGCAGCGATCCGCGTGAGCCAGCGCGCAATACTGCGCATCGCGCCGTCGACTCCGGTCGATGCCTCGAGCGAGGGAGCGATCGCCGTCGCCCCTCCCCGGATCCATTCGTCGAGGAACTCCTCGCGATTCGCAAGGGGACACGTGCCGTCGATGACGATCGCTTCGCCGTGCACGCGCCCAGCATCGG contains these protein-coding regions:
- a CDS encoding FAD-dependent oxidoreductase; this encodes MSRVVVVGAGVIGLWCALELRGRGADVVVLDKGRPGAGCSAGNAGWIVPSLSGPLPAPGLRGRLLRWAVMRAGPVYVAPRADPELLQWVWRFWGRCNATDYARGFEAIVRFHEESRSLYDVAAQQGLEFELHRTGLLFLFLGRSEQHHIRRDLARLAARGYEVAEELDARAVQALEPAVGRGVVGGILAKGDWHVRPESLTAALAERLRILGVPVRTDVDVQGFDVAGGRVMACRTCAGRVAFDQCVIAAGAWSGPLLRQVGYRLPVQAGKGYSVTVTPPPFRVHRPLYLAEAKVACSPFRGAIRMAGTMEFSGLNVRLDRRRVAAMDRAVARFLPGWRSRDAGQEWVGMRAVTPDGLPVIGQVPGFDNLYVATGHAMLGVSLAPATARGVGRLLAGERPALLAPFDPARFAGRTAGARGPGSQASRGELAGP
- a CDS encoding dipeptidase; amino-acid sequence: MGTTDAGRVHGEAIVIDGTCPLANREEFLDEWIRGGATAIAPSLEASTGVDGAMRSIARWLTRIAAHPDKLLHVTRAADVNAAKAQGRLGIIFHFQGTEPLADDLDLLTAYARLGVRVVQLTYNRKNRVGDGCEERTDAGLSRFGVRVIQEMNRLGLIVDLAHTGYRTTMEAMETSSAPPIFSHANCRAVCDSPRNLRDDQIRAVAARGGMIGMVGFPAFVASVPRPTLDHFIAHIEHIAALVGTEAIGLGLDYYEGMAGVIPASEAAAQYQRLLATGVWTSEAYPPPPWYYPEGLERPSGFPRLTDGLLRRGFSIEDVHKILGGNFLRVFRQVCG